The Salarias fasciatus chromosome 16, fSalaFa1.1, whole genome shotgun sequence sequence CATTTTTCAGGAGATTCTCCTGGCGCCGCTGGACGATCGGTTTCTGGTTACTCGCCATATTCAAGGCTCTCCTTTTTGTCCTTGCTGCACGGCGCAGGAATAATGTGCCCACTAAGATAATGACTGCAGAGTCACAGCCCATTCGCAGCAGGTCGAGGAGTCGTGTTTTCAAACTAAAAACTACACACCTTGTGCCGGAGCATTCCTGCCGCCGCTTTGAGCGGCGCGCTGGCTGAACGGCTGAGCGGCGTTCGACACTCCTTCTCCCCACACCTTTCTGACGAAACGAGACGAGGCCGCGCgtgatgatttttttgtaactttCCATTGCCAGGAGTCACGCCCAGTTAATTCAGCAGTTGTGCAAATTCGATCTCATAAAGGGCTTGAACTTCTATCATCGGTggtcttttgtgtgtttttgtgaaactaTTTCAGTCAGAGATGGTTTTCATAGAGTGTACGTCCTTCTCCTTATCCTTATCCTCATATGATAAACTTTATTTCGGGCACACACCTCGTTTTTGTTCCCTTATTAGATGGCGGATAGCTTAATGATGTTATTCGTAACGTGGCTGTGGCTAATgtcatgttttaattttttctaGCTTCTGCACTGCGGCTCTGAGTGTGTATTTTAGCTTGAGAGAGAGTCGCATACTTGAACTTTGCCGGGTAATGCTTGTATTATCCTCACAGACGTCAAGTATGTCTCTTTGAACAAAAGCCATGCTTCAGCGAATGTGATGTAAACATAGTATATAATTATGAAGAACGAGTCCCTCTCCTAATCCTCACATTTCAGACGCGTCTTCCGCGGAGTCGGAGTTTTGTccaaagtgtttgtttttgttcccccGTCTTCGACAAAAGCACACAGTGCTGTTATTCGCTGTGATTTAGTCGAGAGTGGCTGTCTGGCAGGCCTTTTCCACTCTGACTCGCGCGAGCCAGTGCTTCACGTTGATGCGCAAATAACAGTCAGCAGCAGATCATGAActgtgtctctgtttttttgctgcttttttcactcccccccccccccaacacacacacacgcacacgttgTCATCTCTCCCTTAATCCCAACTCTGAAACCTGAACGGCAGAAACAATGAGCAGCCGCTAGTAACACCTCCTGCACTCTGAGAGCCTGTTCTGCTGACGGCGTGTAATTGTTGAGAATGCGATATGGAACTGAACATTCATACCAGAATTGTCAATTGAGCAAAACCTGTTGTGTGAAATTTCAGTCTAACTCTTTGTGCGTCGCAGTCAGACGCTTGCAGAGTTACTCCCCTTTAATTTTCATCGCTCGTACCGCAAACTAGAAGCACGCCAATTGACCGAGATTGGTGTTCTTtggagaacattttttttttgtaaataaatacacaGTAATGAGCCCAGCGCTCTTCAGAGGAGCCCCTCCTTTTGCCTCACGccgtgtgtttttatgtgatcATATTTAAAGGTTACTCCAATCAGTTTGGTTTGGGTACAGGAGCCTCGTCTCTGGTCGCCGAGCAGCCGGCCCCTCGCTTGTGTGCAGTAGTGATCCGCGGCCCCGGCGCTTGTAAATCACCTCTCCCCGAGACCAGCATGCAGacgagagctgctgctgccgctgctgctgctgctgtagcagGAGTCCATGTGTTTGTCTGGTTCCCAGTGacaccccctccctctcctcctcccctccccacTCCCCTCAAACTCTCCACCTCCCCTCTCCCCGGGGGAACTCTGGAGCCAGTTACAATGTTGAGTGTTTTGGAAGAGCTCCTAAATATTTTCAGGATGACAATGTAATCTGACTGACTGGGCTGCTCTCTTGAGCAGGATTCTCATGCaattcttacacacacacatacacacaaagagacacacactcacacacacacacacacaattgaaAACATACAGAAGTTGGTAGAGATTACAACACTTGCTCTCCCCCCGCCGTATTTCACATGATACCCCACTGAAGGTTTTCTGCGACTAACCTAACTGGTGCTGGATTGTGCTTTAGGCCAGTGGTGATCCTGTTATTGGAGGGCTGGAAATCTAATTACAAAGTGATAATGTTGGCCAGCAGTGTTTATTTAACATACGAAAATATATTTGATAACGACGTCCTCCGCTCTATTGCtgtctggagaaaaaaaaaccaaaggaaCTAAAAACAACTGTTTCTGGTTGTTACTTATTGGCCCAAGTGTCCATTGATACACAGTGTGTGTAATGCTTTGAAGCTTAACTCATCCATTGGCTTCACCAAAGACTTTAAAGGCTGAAAACATGCTGCAGTAGGATTGCTGATCATCTCACAGCAGGCAAAGCAAAGGTGCTCCGGTCTGGTCGCTGACTCaggatttattatttttttgtatttgagtGTCAAAATGTAACCGCTGAAAAGGGGGAAAACAAGTTTCAAGCTCACCAAAACCACTGAGAAAGATGAAATGGTTCAGTTTTCCACCTTTCATTCACTCGTTGGAAAGTTGGTCCTCCAGCATGTGGGAGAGAGTGTCAGTTTAGGTTAAGTTGTGCTCGCTGATGTGGATCCACGACCGAGACTACAGCAGGAAAAAAGGAGTTCAATTtagttcattttatttcaaattgatGTTTTCAAAATTGAACCTGAAGGTGTAAACAGATTGTATGTCAGACATAAATGATGTATATGTGGCTTACTGTGGTTTTACCAAGAGATTACCAAACATATAAAGGTGTTAAATTATAAGCAGGAATCTCTTGGTCTCATACACGCTAATataaatcacactttttttcagTTGTCTTGCTGGTTATGTGACTTATTTTATGAAGAAACCTTTATTTGCTCTTGTTGACTTCTGTCAGTTTCATACTGGTATAAAGACCCTCCGGCGTATCTAAATGGCGCCgtatgacaacagaatgatGTGACGGTACAAGCTAAAAAACTCACTACAGTTAAGCACGGCTAATTTTAAACTAAACATAAAATATGCAGCAGAGAAGGGAAGCAGTGCAACACAAAGAGTTCATAGTGTCTGAGAAGAAAAGCAAATACCCGCTATcgtgatgaagaaaacaaaaaaaaaaaaaaaggtcaatcGTAGACTAAGGGCTCGACGGCCACAGATGATTTATCAAACAATGCAGCTCTGTGTGTCCGcgggaaaaataaaatgagcgtGATACACTGGAGTGACTTGTACAGAGTGTCTATATGCTCAGGTGTGAGAAGAACCTCATCCCAAGTTTTCTAAGACTCTGTCCTTCTCCAGATTTGCTAActgttcttctctctctctctctctctctctctctctctctctctctccacagtgTGCCCACGGGCCATTGAAAGCCCCCTTGGGGGAATTTCATATACACACACCAAGCAAGAAAAGCCCTCTGGACATTAGTTTTACACACGTTCACACCCgtgcgcgtgcgcacacacacacacacacacacacacacacacacacacacacacacacacacacacacacacacacacacacacacaaaaccacgcacgcacgcacacacagacactcacagaCTAGGACATAGAGAGAATGTTGGAGGTCCAAGAGGAGAGGCCAGCGGCGGCAGGTACAGCAGCGACACACTTCAGCAAGAAGGAGCGAGGGAAGAAAGAGCGAGACGAGACCAAGGACGGCCGGGGAAACCTGTCCAATATCGTGAATCCTGTCCCCGGCTCCCGGAACGTGCGAGCAAAAgcgccgctcacacacacaggcagtccACACCAGCTCATCACTCCACCCTGTTCTGTAGTCCTGGGAGCTCCATCAATGCACTCCAATAGGTTAAAGAACTCCCCGTCCACCAACACACAAAGGTGAGTGGACTCGCTCGCTGGCGGTCTATATGGGTTTACTGCTGACTCCAAACTTCACAGGGAAGTGCTTTGTAAAGCCTGAGCACTTCACACAAGCTAAAGTGGTTCTAtgtgtaatgaaaaaaaaaggattttaagtTCTTCTTGATGTCGTCAATATCTCATCAGCAGCCACCAAAATTAGCCGGAGGAGTTTTAACAAGTCACTGAGTTTCAAGCTCACTTACTTTTTCCAGCAACAGCGTGAATCGTTTAAAGGttgtgtctaaaaaaaaaacaaaaacatgacattttctcattttcatgctATTACATTAAGCAGATTCTTTTCTCGTTTGACTGGCCCTGTGACGTAAACAGTTTTTTTGCAAGtgtattaaaaatataaactaaGAAACCACATGTACATGTTTTCACAGTGTTTGCTCAGTACTTGTTTGAGGCACCTTTTGCAGTGATTATACCTTCAAGTCTTTTTGAATATGACGCCACAAGCTTGTACAGTTTATTCCACTCCTTATTTCAGCGCCTCTCAACCTTCATCAGGTCGGAGGagatttttctgtatttatacCCCCACAGTATGATGCTCCCACCCCCATGCTTCACTGTATGGATGGTAATGGCCTGGTGATGAGCGGCGCCTGGTTTCCCCCAAACATGATACCTGGTGTTCAAACCAAAGAAGTCCATCTTTGTCTCATCAGAGTGGAGaatttagttttacttttctgtaGGGTGAACAGGGTGAACTTGAGATCAATTTTGAGCTTGAGGATAGTTTAGTATGTGtgatttcttaatttttttatttttcaataaatttgaAACAAAGCACCCTTTTTTTAACCTCGTTATTAATGAGACATTGTGTGTACATTTGTTTTTAGGAAAAAtttgtttcagtcattttgaaaTGGGAATCAACTTATATTTGCATATGTTTATGTCTGGTTAATAGCTANNNNNNNNNNNNNNNNNNNNNNNNNNNNNNNNNNNNNNNNNNNNNNNNNNNNNNNNNNNNNNNNNNNNNNNNNNNNNNNNNNNNNNNNNNNNNNNNNNNNCGGCGCCTGGTTTCCCCCAAACATGATACCTGGTGTTCAACCAAAGAAGTCCATCTTTGTCTCATCAGTGGAGAATTTAGTTTTACTTTCTGTAGGGTGAACAGGGTGAACTTGAGATCAATTTTGAGCTTGAGGACAGTTTAGTATGTGtgatttcttaatttttttatttttcaataaatttgaAACAAAGCACCCTTTTTTTAACCTCGTTATTAATGAGACATTGTGTACATTTGTTTTTAGGAAAAAtttgtttcagtcattttgaaaTGGGAATCAACTTATATTTGCATATGTTTATGTCAGGTTAATAGCCAACGTTTGCAATATTTAGCTTCTATAACATAAGGAAATGCTGTACTGATTCTTCTTTATTCAGTAGGtagataaataaattaatacaaacacattttggcCATTAAGGGTTTCACTAGTTGGGAACTTTTTTTTGAGAAAGTTACATCAAGTGGAAACTTGAGGTAGTTGCTAGGAACCACATTTAATGCAGCTTGTTTGTTGGCTGGAATCATCGTGTAGCATTTGTAGCATGTGTAGCATGCGTTTAATAGCCTGACAGAGACCAAATTTACATTTGAGGACAATGTGCTAACTCCTCTCGGAGAGGCTAAAGGCTGAGGACATCTTGTTTTCTGTGGCGTCTGTGAATCTCCTGCTTCACCGTAGCCAGTTGGTGCTAAGTGTGACTGTATCCGTGTTTCCCAAAGTGCGGTTTTCAGGGAACCGCTGCCCTGAATGTTTGAGGCGTCCCCCAGCTCCAGCACAACTGATTCTAATTACAGGGTCATCATTAGGCTCCGCAGAAGCCCGGTAACGATCtgttcatttgaatcaggtgtgtagATGCAGGAGGCGTCTCGCACATGCCGAGCAGAGCTCTGCAGGATCAAGGCCTAACAACTGCAATTTTAACTGGTATACGATCCCGAAGTCGTCCTGATCCGCAATATAATGAAGCTGACAGACGCCGAAGCAGCTTGCTTCATGTGTGACATGTGTCGGTTGTTATCCTATGTGTTATGACCTGGAAGGTCCTGTTGTGTGATCCGGAGCTGCTCCAGGGTCAGGGAGTACACTGCGTTTGGAAGTTTTCCCTGCTGACTCATGGTTGTGGAGCCTCTGGAAACGACTGTCTGGACTGCCAAAATTTTGGCTTTGGCTTCTTTTTACTACCaactgtgtctttgtgtgtacaTACGTACAAAGTCCTAAGCTGTGGCTGTACTCTGTGGACATTTTGGCATTTACTCTATGCTACTTctacgtgtatgtgtgtgtgtgtgtgtgtgagagagcgagggagacagTGAAAGAGATCAGGGTGTGGTAAGGGTGTTTTCTGCCAGTTGGATGTATCCTGCTTGCCTAAGCTGAGCCACTTTCATAACTAGTAAGCAGCATTCATTTGTAGATGgcctgtgtctctgcagtctgttccATGTCTAACTCTGGGCATTGAGTTCCCGATACCAGAAACCTAACGTGGTGGTCGTAGACTTATGTGCCAACTGTTGAATGGCATAGTGGCATTGTGTTCAGCCGTttcaaatgagggaaaaaattcgAACAATCAGATTTATCTTTTGATGTTCTGCTGACCATGTCTGCTGGGTACGACATTAGGCAACACAGATACAAGCAGTAATTGGGCACTGGAGGACATCAAACCTTGTGGTTGGCGTGCTACCTCACTATGTACATCAACTTTTGCTCGGTTTATGCCACTTTTGCCAGAACATGATTACTGAATGCGACCGTAATGCCCGAGGCACTTTGATTAATATGCCCTATTTCTCCACCCtgtgatttgtgttttatgAAGGCAAAAGAGGTCATAATAAATGACTGGAGCCATTATTTTTGCAATGCACACCATGTCATGTTGCTTCACAGGGAGGTCGACGTCGACACTATTGTTGAACTGTGTTATTTAGCCActcttaataaaaaaatacgTTTGAACACATGGAGTATGTAATTTGATTTTCactgtgatctttttttttttttttttttttttttttttgtccttttagcCCTAAACCTAAGACGGAGGCCATGGTACGATCACCTCCTGTCATGTCCCCGTCTACTGCCGCCCAAATGGACTCTAAAATGCCCAATCAGGGTAAACCAGGGAGCAcaggcagccaatcacagccctcacCTTGTGATCCTAAGACCATGGGTACCAAAGGGGCTCAGAACGTCACGGGGGGAATGGGGCTGAAGAACGGCCAGGGCTTGACCTCTGGCCCGAGCTCCAAGGTGAAAGTCAAAAGGGAGCGAAGCACCTCAGTAGAATCCTTTGACCAGCCAGAGAGTGGCACGGCCACCAGCGAGGAGAAAGGTAAGAGCTAATAAACGTCAGCGTTGTGGCGTACACATTTCTTTTAGTGTAAAACAATCTGGCCGGAGAAAGCAACAGTTGAACATCTTGGATAACTGGACTTGCAGTTCCATATTGTCACTTGCGCTCATAAATCCAAGTCTAttgatggctgtgtgtgtgcgtgtgcgtgtgtgtgtctgtacagaTAGTAGCAGGGTGAAGAGGATGTGTGTGGCAGAGAGGAGGCAGCCGTACAGCGGAGCCGACTGGTGCTCTGGGGGAGAAAGTGATGAAGATGACAAAGGATTCTTCAGTAAGTGTGCTAACGTGTGCATCCAAGCACGTATGATCGTCTCTCCACTGATCAACCTGACTTTATGACAGCTCTTCAGGGGCACTACACATCCCATAATCCTGTGCTGCTACTAAAGCAAGTTCTCCCTGGTGTCTCCCCGTAGACTGCAACTCAAGTGAAGTGAAGCCCCAGGACTCTGTCACACATTCTACCTCCAACGCCGGACTCAGTCGCTCCTCCACACCTTCCCACAATACACTGGGAGGCCAAGGCTCCACAACAGAACCTCCGAGTGGACAGAAACCGGGCTCAAAACTCGTTTATGTCTTCACCACAGAGATGGCAAACAAGTAAGGCAGACGAGATATGGTTTTTATGTCTCGCAGTCGgtttctttgaaaaataatttctcCAAAAAGAACATCGCCATGTAGTTGAATAGTTGTTAGTTCTCAGAGTTCAATATCCTTTAAATTTCCATAATTGGTTTAGAAAGCCtaattaaaacacttttttttttttcatgagaaaaatgtaCACCCACAGCAAAATACTCGCTCTATTCCAGTTGAAATTTTAAATGGAATCGCTAACTATGTCAATTGCCTGAGGAATATCTCTTTGCCCCGGCCATCAGTGGCTGTTGATGTCTTTGATGTTGGTTGCAGCTGCTTGTGTGTATCGCACTAAATTATTTGCTTCCATATTCCAGCATTTTTAGTTATAGCCTTAATCTGTTGTGCGTATCTGCACAAGCATGTGTGTTTCTCAGTTGGGAGTAAATGCTCGGCTTAAATTAACACACTCTGTTGGGAATTGGAGATCAAAGATGTGGATGCATTGTGTATGGGCCTAATGGTTTGCTTAGTTTTTTTGACCTTGGCATTGCCTTCATCATGATCTCATCTCCTACTAGCCTCACCATTTTtacacacatgcgcgcgcgctcagtcttgtatttctatccttgtggggaccgtccattgactcccattcatgtctagcccctaaccctgacccttaccctaaccctaacccacaccacaacaaagcctaaccctaaagaaatgtttttgcacttttacttttttcagtaacaacaacatggtcaagaaaacactgtttctcctacttaggaccggaaaaaggtccccacaaggcacatcgttccacattttgctatccttgtggggacatttggccccaacaaggatagaaatacgagaacgctcacacacacacacacacacacacacacacacacacacacacacacacacacacacacacacacacacgtattatTGTATTGTTGTGTCTGATGACTGAtatctgactgtctgtctcatTGTCCCCAGGGCAGCTGATGCAGTTCTCACTGGCCATACAGAAAATATCATTGCCTTCCACATGAAAAACATCTCCAACAGCAAGGACAAAGCTCACCTCCTTTTGGTAAAGATGCTCATATAAGCTCTGTTGATACCGTTTTACTGAAGATATCAGCACCATCTTGGAAGTATCATAAGTTAATCTTGTTTCTGcacctttcttttctcttttttacaGAACAATGCAGCAAACGTCCTTCGAAATGACTCCAAACCTCCCCAGCAGCCCCCGTCCCACGCCCAAGATCAAAGCCACCAGCCTGGATCCAAGCCGTCCTTAACTGGCATGACAGAGGCAGCCCCTCCACAGCCTTCAAGTCAAGGCAGCCAAACTAGTGTTCTTCCACAAGAAGGATCAACCTCTGCCGGCATGGAATCCAAGAATATTCCCGGCAGCAGCCCGAGTAACACAACAGCCCCAGTTGACCAGGCCCCTGTCACCCAACCTGAGGCGGGCCTCAACCCTCCAACATCAGTTGAAGGAGGGCAGGGTGGAGGCtctggtggagcaggtctgactccccagcagcagcagcagcagcagcagctggcccaGGAGTTGTTAAACATGGAGGCTAACACTGAGGGTCTGTCCCAAGAACAGCTGGAACATCGGCAGCgctccctgcagaccctgcGGGATATTCAGCGCATGCTCTTCCCCGATGACCGTGACGCCCCGCCACCCGGGCCCCCGCAGCCCATGGTGGACCGCACGATGGAGGCCCTGATGCTGCAGCCCGGAGGGCTGAACAAGGGCCTCTACAGGCAATGATAGCACAGTCTCAGAGCCTGGGACCACCCGGTGGACCAGGGGGACCCCGTCCACAAGGCCCCCCGTTCGGCCCGCCCCATGGTCCCCGGGATATGCCTCCATTTCCACAAGATGAGATGGGTCCCCACATGGGAGGCCCGGGTGGCTGTGGAGACGGAGACCAGATGACCCCGGAGCAGGTCGCTTGGTTGAAGCTACAGCAGGAGTTTtatgaagagaaaaggaaaaagcaagAAATGCAACACCGGCCGCTTCCGCCAGATATGATGATGCACCCCCATGGCCCACGTGGCATGATGCGGCCCCCACCTCCGTACCAGATGGGCCCAGGAGAGATGTGGGGAGGACCGGTGGTCCGCCAGAACACTACCAGGAGCGTATGGGCATGGGGCCTGGCCCAGAGGGATGCCCCCCCACATGCAGAGGATGCCTGCCTTCTCTGGGATGATGAACCCTGAAATGGAGGGTCCCCCCAGACCCGGGATGGGCTGGCCCGATGACATGCCACCCCGTATGGGAGAAGCACGGGGCTTCCCTGGAGGACCTGGGGGAATGTTTCCTGGTCCGGGAGCTCGCGGTGAACGTTTTCCAAATCCCCAGTCAGTCCAAGAAGCAATGTTTCACCAAGGAATGGGTGGCGAGAAGGGCCTCCCTCCTGGAATGATGATGGACATGCAAAGGATGATGGGACACCAAAGAGGTGGAATGGAACCTGGTAACGGCATGGGTATGTTTCCCAGAATGCCCGGTGATGGTCCTATGAGTCCGTCCTCGAGGCTTCAAGGAATGGGAGGCAGAGAAATGGGGCCGGAGTTCGGCATGGGCCCCGGTCCTGGACCGGACCTCATATACACCCCTCAAAACTACGAGAACCCCCCATGAATTTGAGTCCTGATGAGATTGagaatgagaggaggaggacctccAATGGAGAACATGGGTCCTCAGGGCCGCCCCATGCAGGGCCCTCCCTTCCCCGAGCAGGCACAGTCAGGAGACTTTCCCATGGGGCCCGGGCGACCCTTccctggaggacctgcagggaTGAGGTCCACATGCTGACCCTGCCTTTGGTCCAGAGCACAGAGCCACACCCACAGGAGGTAATGCCGCATCAACCACCTCCCCTCTGCCGGTGGTCCTGCACAAGGTCAGAGAGGCCGCCAAACCAGCAGATCTGAATGTCCAAGCAGGATGGGGGGAACTCTCCCAGTGTTAACCCACTAAAGTCCCCTCCTTTGAGGCAAGTACAGTCCCCGATGATGGGCTCTCCTTCTGGAAATCGTAAATCCCCTCAAACACCGTCCCAGCTGGCCGGTATGCTCACGCGTCCCACCGGCCCCCAAcgcccctccagcccctccgACCTCTGCACCCATGAAGTCTCCCCACTCCATGATGGGATCGGCAGGCGCCTCTTCCCGTTCTATGAGGTCCCCCTCGCTACCGAACCCGTCTCCGGGCTGGGCTTCCTCACCAAAGCCACCCATGCAGAGTCCAGGAGTCCCCCCTCAGGGTGGCAAGCCCTCCTCTCAGTATCACCTCACCAAACATGATGGGGAGTATGGAGCCAGGTATGTACTTCTCCTCAGTTTGTATCAGAAAACAgcggcttaaaaaaaaaaaaaacaacccaagaTGCACACGTTAAATATCCTGATTTGTTTGCTCTTTGATTTAATGTTTGAGCCTTTTTGAAATCACATTCTGTCTCTAATCCCAGTGCATTGTAGTGTTAGATGTAAATATTTCTTCTACTGTCTTTCTTCAATCCCTTCAACAGAACTACTGCATAAAGCTGAACACAAAAGTAGATATAATGTGTGGGTCTATCTTTCAATTGCATCAGCCATATAAGTCCCCACATCTGTATGAGGGGTGGGGTAGAGTGGTTGTAGTCCAGTGGCTCCCTCTTCTGGTCATTCTCTAATGAGCCTTGTTGTCAAGATGAGCCTCCGTTGCAGTCTCTTACTGTAAACTTCTCACTATTGTTGGTATGATCACATACACAGTATAGTCAAGTAAACGAGGACTGTCtttgatgcattttattttctttcccttGTCCTTCAAATTGCTTTATTCTTTAGGAGGGAACGGccccccctcagctcctccgtcaTCAGGAGCTCCATCTGGCTCCATGCCCTCTCAGGCAACGTCCGTCTGGCGTCCGTACACCATACCCCCCGAACCAACACTATCCCAGAATCCCCTCTCCATCATGATGTCACGCATGTCCAAGTTCGCAATGCCCCAGCTCCCTCACTTTACCACGACGCCATCAAGACTGTTGCCAGCTCTGATGATGACCCTCGCCTCCAGCTCGCTCCCCGAACCTGCCTTCAGTGAACAATATGGTAagaattttttggggaaaaaaaacctgtgttttAGTTTCATCTCTGTGAGCAGTTTGCCTCGTTTTCACATGTACCTATGTTATTCAGTTTCATAATAATTATGGAATTATTTTGATCCGCAGGTATGGCATTGAATCACCAAGGCAATCCGCGTATGATGGGACCTGGGAGCGCTGGACCCATGCCCTCCCTCAGCCCTCTGGGTATGAATCCTAGGGATTCCCAGCCTCTCTCCCATGGCATGCCCCACCAAATGCCCTCTCCAAATGCCCCTAACATGGGCCCAGGCATGATGCCCCACGGCATGATGATACCACCAAATCCCCAAGACCCCGGTATGGCGAAACCCTCAAATGATGCCCAGGGACGGCATGGGTTACCCCCATCGAAGCCAGGGATACCCCCTCACCCCAGTCTCCCTCCCAGCAAGAGGCCCTTCTCCTCCGCACAACGGCCCCGGTCCTCAGGGTTTCCCGGCCATCCGATGGCTTCCAGGGAGAGGTTGGACCGATGGGAGGACGAATGGGGAACATGCCTCATGGCGGCGGGGGTGATGGTGGTATGTGCAAACCCAACACCCCCGGCGGGCCAGAATTCAACACATGCAAGGTGGATTTACCGACGCAGACCTTCATGAGGTGATGCGGCCGGGAGCCTCGGGCATTCCCGAGTTCGTACCTGTCCAGAATAATCCGTCGGAGAAGCCTATCAGACTCTTTCTTAGCTTCCCCAGAGGCGGAGGAGACAACCCGGCGGGAAACCGCCACACCCCTCTGGCTTCCCCATGCAGGGCATGATGGGTGACGGCCCACAAGGATGGGGATGCCCATGCAAGGGATGGGGGCGATGTCGTGGGGGTCCCTGTGGGGTGATGGGCCCTCAGGACATGCCGATGTGCAACCCGGGTCACAATTCCATGCGGCCCCCAGGATTCATGGGTCAAGGGCATGATGGTGCCCTCAGCACCGGATGATGTCCCCCGGGGGTCCTGGAGGGATGATGCAGGGGAGACA is a genomic window containing:
- the bcl9 gene encoding LOW QUALITY PROTEIN: B-cell CLL/lymphoma 9 protein (The sequence of the model RefSeq protein was modified relative to this genomic sequence to represent the inferred CDS: inserted 14 bases in 11 codons; deleted 12 bases in 10 codons) — encoded protein: MLEVQEERPAAAGTAATHFSKKERGKKERDETKDGRGNLSNIVNPVPGSRNVRAKAPLTHTGSPHQLITPPCSVVLGAPSMHSNRLKNSPSTNTQSPKPKTEAMVRSPPVMSPSTAAQMDSKMPNQGKPGSTGSQSQPSPCDPKTMGTKGAQNVTGGMGLKNGQGLTSGPSSKVKVKRERSTSVESFDQPESGTATSEEKDSSRVKRMCVAERRQPYSGADWCSGGESDEDDKGFFNCNSSEVKPQDSVTHSTSNAGLSRSSTPSHNTLGGQGSTTEPPSGQKPGSKLVYVFTTEMANKAADAVLTGHTENIIAFHMKNISNSKDKAHLLLNNAANVLRNDSKPPQQPPSHAQDQSHQPGSKPSLTGMTEAAPPQPSSQGSQTSVLPQEGSTSAGMESKNIPGSSPSNTTAPVDQAPVTQPEAGLNPPTSVEGGQGGGSGGAGLTPQQQQQQQQLAQELLNMEANTEGLSQEQLEHRQRSLQTLRDIQRMLFPDDRDAPPPGPPQXHGGPHDGGPDAAARRAEQGPLQAMIAQSQSLGPPGGPGGPRPQGPPFGPPHGPRDMPPFPQDEMGPHMGGPGGCGDGDQMTPEQVAWLKLQQEFYEEKRKKQEMQHRPLPPDMMMHPHGPRGMMRPPPPYQMGPGEMWGGPXGPPEHYQERMGMGPGPXGMPPHMQRMPAFSGMMNPEMEGPPRPGMGWPDDMPPRMGEARGFPGGPGGMFPGPGARGERFPNPQSVQEAMFHQGMGGEKGLPPGMMMDMQRMMGHQRGGMEPGNGMGMFPRMPGDGPMSPSSRLQGMGGREMGPEFGMGPGPGPXPHIHPSKLREPPMNLSPDEIXRMRGGGPPMENMGPQGRPMQGPPFPEQAQSGDFPMGPGRPFPGGPAGMXGPHADPAFGPEHRATPTGGNXRINHLPSAGGPAQGQRGRKPADLNVQAGGGNSPSVNPLKSPPLRQVQSPMMGSPSGNRKSPQTPSQLAGMLTRPTGPNAPPAPPTSAPMKSPHSMMGSAGASSRSMRSPSLPNPSPGWASSPKPPMQSPGVPPQGGKPPLSITSPNMMGSMEPGGNGPPSAPPSSGAPSGSMPSQATSVWRPYTIPPEPTLSQNPLSIMMSRMSKFAMPXAPSLYHDAIKTVASSDDDSPPARSPNLPSVNNTGMALNHQGNPRMMGPGSAGPMPSLSPLGMNPRDSQPLSHGMPHQMPSPNAPNMGPGMMPHGMMIPPNPQDPGMANPQMMPRDGMGYPHRSQGYPLTPVSLPARGPSPPHNGPGPQGFPAXSDGFQGEVGPMGGRMGNMPHGGGGDGGMCKPNTPGGPEFNXMQGGFTDADLHEVMRPGASGIPEFVPVQNNPSEKPIRLFLSFPRGGGDXPGGKPPHPSGFPMQGMMGDGPQGWGCPCKGWGRCRGGPCGVMGPQDMPMCNPGHNSMRPPGFMGQGHDGPQHRMMSPGGPGGMMQGRQMAHPGPGGSPNMMRSLQGMGGPPQQTMMMGGQMRPRDMDMGFSPGPGIVLDPAEPCI